From the genome of Pseudonocardia sp. EC080619-01:
ATGACGGTGAAAGTACTACGGATGTAGTGCTGAGTCACTACGGTTGTAGTGTGGGCTCGTGTCGGAACGGCGGGAACGGGTGCTGGACGCGGCGATCACCGTCCTGGGGGCGGGCGGATCGCGGGCGTTGACGCACCGCGCGGTGGACGCGGCGGCGGGCCTGCCGCCGGGGTCGGCGTCGAACGTGGCGCGCACCCGGTCGGAGCTGGTCGCCGGCGTGCTGGACCGGCTGCTGGAGCGGGAGGTCGCCGCCTGGGAGCTGCTCGCCGGCGGCCGGCCGGCCGCCGCCGGTGGGACGGCCGAGGAGCGGACCGTGCGGGCGCTGGCCGGGACGGTCCGCGAGCTCGCGGGTCCCGGCCGGGAGCTGACCCTGGCCCGGCACGCGATCTTCGTCGAGGCGGCCCTGGACCCGGCGCTGCAGGAGCGGATCGCGGCGGCACGGACCCGGATCGAACGGTGGGGCGCGGACTGGCTGGACCGGCTGGGCACCCCGCGCGACGCCGACGGCGTCCGGGCGGTGCTCGCCGTCGTCGAGGGGTGGCTGGTGCTCGCGGTCTCCGCACCCACCGCCGCACCGGACCCGGAGCCGCTGCTGCGCCGGGCGCTCGGCGGGTCCTGAACGACCGGCGGCCCCGCGACGCTGCTGCGTCACGGGGCCGCCGGTGCTGCGGGGAGCCGGACCGGATCAGGTGCCCGGCGCCTCGCCCTTCAGCGCGCCGTCGAGCAGCGGGTTGACGG
Proteins encoded in this window:
- a CDS encoding TetR/AcrR family transcriptional regulator → MSERRERVLDAAITVLGAGGSRALTHRAVDAAAGLPPGSASNVARTRSELVAGVLDRLLEREVAAWELLAGGRPAAAGGTAEERTVRALAGTVRELAGPGRELTLARHAIFVEAALDPALQERIAAARTRIERWGADWLDRLGTPRDADGVRAVLAVVEGWLVLAVSAPTAAPDPEPLLRRALGGS